A DNA window from Oenanthe melanoleuca isolate GR-GAL-2019-014 chromosome 11, OMel1.0, whole genome shotgun sequence contains the following coding sequences:
- the SLC38A7 gene encoding sodium-coupled neutral amino acid transporter 7, which yields MAQGTGSINSDYKDWEWSDDAGERARLLQSPSVETVPKNSESQGNGLGSTSALGAVFIVVNAALGAGLLNFPAAFSMAGGVAAGIALQMCMLIFIIGGLVILAYCSQASNERTYQEVVWAVCGKVPGVLCEVAIAVYTFGTCIAFLIIIGDQEDKIIAALVKEPEEVGSSRWYTDRKFTISITAFLLILPLSIPKEIGFQKYASSLSVVGTWYVTAVIIIKYIWPDKELVPVEIPTSPSTWTAVFNAMPTICFGFQCHVSSVPVFNSMKQPEVKTWGTVVTAAMVIALFVYTGTGICGFLTFGTGVEQDVLMSYPSNDIPVALARAFIILCVLTSYPILHFCGRAVLEGLWLRYTGITVEEDVVRERRRRLLQTISWFLLTLLLALFIPDIGKVISVIGGLAACFIFVFPGLCLIQAKLSEIQETRAISWWAQVSYGVFMVTLGAFIFGQTTANAIFVDLTA from the exons ATGGCTCAGGGTACTGGGAGCATCAACAGTGACTACAAGGATTGGGAGTGGAGCGACGATGCTGGCGAACGGgccaggctcctgcagagccccagcgTGGAGACGGTGCCCAAAAATTCAGAGAGCCAAGGAAACGGTCTGGGGAGCACATCGGCTCTGGGAGCTGTCTTCATTGTGGTCAACGCTGCCCtcggggctgggctgctcaacttccctgctgccttcagcatgGCTGGCGGTGTGGCTGCAGGCATCGCCCTGCAGATG tgcatGCTGATCTTCATCATTGGAGGCTTGGTCATCCTGGCGTACTGCTCACAGGCCAGCAATGAGCGCACCTACCAGGAGGTTGTGTGGGCTGTCTGTGGGAAGGTACCTGGTGTGCTGTGCGAGGTGGCCATCGCTGTCTACACCTTTGGCACCTGCATCGCCTTCCTCATCATCATTGGAGACCAGGAGGACAAGA TCATTGCTGCTCTGGTTAAGGAGCCTGAGGAAGTTGGGAGCAGCCGCTGGTACACAGACCGCAAGTTCACCATCAGCATCACCGccttcctcctcatcctgcccctctccatccccaaagAGATTGGCTTCCAAAAATATGCCAG CTCCCTCAGTGTGGTTGGCACATGGTATGTCACAGCAGTCATTATCATCAAGTACATCTGGCCTGATAAAGAGCTGGTGCCTGTGGAGATCCCCACCAG cccctccacCTGGACAGCTGTCTTCAATGCCATGCCCACCATCTGTTTTGGGTTCCAG tgccatgtGAGCAGCGTGCCCGTCTTTAACAGCATGAAGCAGCCAGAAGTGAAGACCTGGGGGACAGTGGTGACAGCAGCCATGGTGATTGCTCTCTTTGTCTACACAGGCACAG GCATCTGTGGCTTCCTAACCTTTGGAACTGGCGTTGAGCAGGATGTCTTGATGTCCTACCCCTCTAATGACATCCCTGTTGCCCTTGCCCGGGCTTTCATCATCCTCTGTGTGCTGACGTCCTACCCCATCCTGCACTTCTGTGGCCG GGCTGTCTTGGAGGGTCTCTGGCTCCGCTATACCGGGATAACAGTGGAGGAGGACGTGGTTCGGGAGCGGAGGAGACGTCTGCTTCAGACCATCAGCTGGTTCCTGCTGACACTCCTCCTGGCTCTTTTCATCCCTGATATTGGCAAAGTCATCTCTGTCATTGGGGGCTTGGCTGCCTGCTTCATCTTTGTCTTCCCAG GGCTCTGTCTGATTCAAGCCAAGCTCTCCGAGATCCAAGAAACCAGGGCAATCAG CTGGTGGGCCCAGGTCAGCTATGGGGTGTTCATGGTCACCCTTGGAGCCTTCATCTTTGGACAGACCACTGCCAATGCGATCTTTGTGGATCTTACAGCCTGA